Proteins from one Mercurialis annua linkage group LG7, ddMerAnnu1.2, whole genome shotgun sequence genomic window:
- the LOC126655600 gene encoding BTB/POZ domain-containing protein NPY5-like, producing MKFMKLGSKPDSFQADGDNIRYVATELAADMVVNVGDVKFYLHKFPMLSKSARLQKLVANINDENSDEIHIQDIPGGPAAFEICAKFCYGMTVTLNAYNVVAARCAAEYLEMYETVEKGNLIYKIEVFLNSSIFRSWKDSIIVLQTTKSLLPWAEELKLVNHCLESISSKACIETSKVEWSYTYNKKKLPSENGKDPIWNGVRKPQTVPKDWWVEDLCELQIDLYKKVITAIKTKGRIADDVIGEALNAYALRRLPGFSKGVVQSSDVIKYRSLAEAITWLLPTEKGSVPCSFMLRLLRAVILLECGETERNELMKRIGQQLEDATVADLLIRSPTGEATVYNIDIVQGLIEEFVAHERNAQTDFPTEHEFHESRSPRLGSDASRMQVAKLVEGYLAEVARDPNLPLSKFVNLAEKVLRFPRPSHDGLYRAIDMYLKEHPGISKSERKKICRLMDCRKLSAEACMHAVQNERLPLRVVVQVLFFEQVRQTTPSAGNSTPELPGPIRALLPGGSHGSSRSTTTNTEEDWDAIPTAEDIKALKSELATLRLGGNNRNANAAKTDAEKVAANKMKGLVMSKLMSKLWSGKERNGDMISSTDTSESPGSASAEETKSTPSRSRRHSLS from the exons ATGAAGTTCATGAAACTTGGATCCAAGCCTGATTCATTTCAGGCTGATGGAGACAATATAAG GTATGTGGCAACTGAGCTGGCTGCTGACATGGTCGTCAACGTCGGTGATGTAAAGTTTTATCTCCATAAG TTTCCAATGCTGTCAAAAAGTGCACGTCTGCAGAAGCTGGTTGCAAATATAAATGATGAGAACAGTGATGAAATCCACATCCAAGATATTCCTGGTGGACCTGCTGCATTTGAGATATGTGCTAAATTCTGTTATGGTATGACGGTTACTCTAAATGCATACAATGTCGTTGCAGCTCGCTGTGCGGCCGAGTACCTTGAGATGTACGAAACTGTGGAGAAAGGAAACCTCATCTACAAAATTGAAGTCTTCCTTAATTCCAGCATCTTCCGCAGTTGGAAAGACTCGATAATTGTTCTTCAAACAACAAAGTCTCTTCTTCCATGGGCCGAGGAATTGAAACTGGTCAATCATTGCCTCGAGTCCATATCTTCAAAGGCTTGCATTGAAACTTCCAAGGTGGAATGGTCATACACTTACAACAAGAAAAAACTTCCATCTGAGAACGGGAAGGATCCTATATGGAACGGCGTAAGAAAGCCGCAGACAGTTCCTAAAGATTGGTGGGTTGAAGATCTTTGCGAGCTTCAGATTGATTTATATAAAAAGGTAATTACAGCCATCAAAACCAAAGGAAGAATTGCAGATGATGTAATTGGAGAAGCTTTGAATGCATATGCGTTGAGAAGATTGCCGGGTTTTAGCAAAGGCGTGGTACAAAGTAGTGACGTCATAAAATATCGATCATTGGCTGAAGCCATTACGTGGCTTCTTCCCACAGAGAAAGGCAGTGTTCCCTGTAGTTTTATGCTTAGGTTATTAAGAGCAGTCATTCTGTTAGAATGTGGAGAAACAGAAAGGAACGAACTAATGAAGAGAATTGGCCAGCAGCTCGAGGATGCTACAGTAGCTGATCTATTGATTCGATCCCCAACAGGTGAAGCAACGGTATATAACATTGATATTGTGCAAGGTCTAATCGAGGAGTTTGTCGCCCATGAACGGAATGCTCAAACAGATTTTCCTACGGAACATGAGTTTCACGAAAGCAGAAGCCCGAGGTTGGGATCAGATGCTTCCCGAATGCAGGTAGCAAAGCTGGTAGAGGGCTATCTCGCTGAAGTAGCACGAGATCCTAACCTACCGTTATCAAAATTTGTCAATCTTGCAGAAAAGGTGTTGAGGTTCCCAAGACCATCCCATGATGGACTTTACCGTGCCATTGATATGTATCTTAAG GAGCACCCTGGAATCAGCAAGAGTGAGAGAAAGAAAATATGCAGGTTGATGGATTGCAGGAAGTTATCAGCAGAAGCCTGCATGCACGCGGTGCAGAATGAGCGGCTTCCATTGCGGGTTGTTGTGCAGGTTCTATTCTTTGAGCAGGTCAGGCAAACAACACCATCGGCTGGCAACAGCACTCCAGAATTACCCGGCCCCATTAGGGCATTACTCCCCGGCGGGTCTCACGGAAGCTCGAGGTCTACTACAACCAACACGGAAGAGGATTGGGATGCAATTCCTACAGCCGAAGATATCAAGGCTTTGAAAAGTGAACTCGCTACTCTACGATTAGGTGGAAACAATAGAAATGCAAATGCTGCTAAAACCGATGCTGAAAAGGTTGCAGCGAATAAAATGAAAGGTTTAGTCATGTCGAAACTCATGTCGAAACTGTGGTCGGGAAAAGAACGGAATGGCGATATGATTAGTAGCACGGATACTTCCGAGAGTCCTGGTTCTGCTAGTGCAGAGGAAACAAAATCTACCCCTTCGAGAAGCAGGAGACATTCGTTATCTTAG
- the LOC126655601 gene encoding uncharacterized protein LOC126655601 isoform X1, with the protein MRKADEEAATRSLNSQPKQVPLPVISTITSPSPINQSSSLEASKRRRIQESDLVKAFDMQHRDQLDAKIARMFYTGGLPFNFARNPYYVSSFAFAANHSLGGYVPPGYNKLRTTLLLQEKTHVERLLEPIKSTWGEKGVSIVSDGWSDPQRRPLINVMVVSDSGPMFIKVVDCSGEVKDKHFIADLLKEVIDEIGHQSVVQIITDNARNCKAAGEIIEGMYPHIYWTPCVVHTLNLALKNICAAKNVENNIEVYDECHWITIIHGDALQIKNFIMTHSMRLAIFNRFSSLKLLSVADTRFASIVVMLKRIKLIRRALELMVLSEQWMLYRADDQGKARFVRDLILDENWWAKLNYIIFLLDQFMR; encoded by the coding sequence ATGAGAAAAGCAGATGAAGAAGCCGCAACAAGAAGTTTAAATTCTCAACCTAAACAAGTTCCTTTACCGGTTATTAGTACAATAACGAGTCCATCTCCCATAAACCAATCTAGTAGTTTAGAAGCttcaaaaagaagaagaattcAGGAATCTGACCTTGTTAAAGCTTTTGACATGCAACATAGAGATCAATTAGATGCTAAAATAGCAAGAATGTTTTATACTGGGGGTTTACCTTTCAATTTTGCTAGAAATCCTTATTATGTTAGCTCTTTTGCATTTGCTGCTAATCATTCATTAGGAGGATATGTGCCACCTGGATATAATAAATTGAGGACTACTTTATTGCTACAAGAGAAAACACACGTGGAAAGGTTATTGGAACCTATTAAAAGCACATGGGGAGAAAAAGGTGTTAGTATTGTGAGTGATGGATGGAGTGATCCACAAAGAAGGCCTTTAATTAATGTGATGGTGGTTAGTGACTCTGGTCCTATGTTTATTAAAGTTGTGGATTGCTCTGGTGAAGTGAAGGataaacattttattgctgATTTGCTTAAGGAAGTTATTGATGAGATTGGCCATCAATCTGTGGTTCAAATTATTACTGACAATGCAAGAAATTGTAAAGCTGCTGGAGAAATCATTGAAGGTATGTATCCACATATTTACTGGACTCCATGTGTAGTACATACTCTCAATCTTGCTTTGAAAAATATATGTGCAGCCAAGAATGTTGAAAATAATATAGAAGTCTATGATGAATGTCATTGGATAACTATAATTCATGGAGATGCTTTACAAATCAAGAACTTTATCATGACTCATTCGATGAGACTAGCTATATTCAATCGATTTAGTTCTTTGAAGTTGCTTTCAGTTGCTGATACCCGATTTGCTTCTATTGTTGTGATGCTTAAAAGAATTAAACTTATAAGACGTGCTCTTGAATTAATGGTTTTGAGTGAGCAATGGATGCTATATCGGGCTGATGATCAAGGTAAAGCGAGATTTGTTCGAGATCTAATTTTAGATGAAAATTGGTGGGCGAAgcttaattatattatttttttactggaCCAATTTATGAGATAA
- the LOC126655601 gene encoding uncharacterized protein LOC126655601 isoform X2 has product MRKADEEAATRSLNSQPKQVPLPVISTITSPSPINQSSSLEASKRRRIQESDLVKAFDMQHRDQLDAKIARMFYTGGLPFNFARNPYYVSSFAFAANHSLGGYVPPGYNKLRTTLLLQEKTHVERLLEPIKSTWGEKGVSIVSDGWSDPQRRPLINVMVVSDSGPMFIKVVDCSGEVKDKHFIADLLKEVIDEIGHQSVVQIITDNARNCKAAGEIIEDTIATNGLKKDKIGRPLIWM; this is encoded by the exons ATGAGAAAAGCAGATGAAGAAGCCGCAACAAGAAGTTTAAATTCTCAACCTAAACAAGTTCCTTTACCGGTTATTAGTACAATAACGAGTCCATCTCCCATAAACCAATCTAGTAGTTTAGAAGCttcaaaaagaagaagaattcAGGAATCTGACCTTGTTAAAGCTTTTGACATGCAACATAGAGATCAATTAGATGCTAAAATAGCAAGAATGTTTTATACTGGGGGTTTACCTTTCAATTTTGCTAGAAATCCTTATTATGTTAGCTCTTTTGCATTTGCTGCTAATCATTCATTAGGAGGATATGTGCCACCTGGATATAATAAATTGAGGACTACTTTATTGCTACAAGAGAAAACACACGTGGAAAGGTTATTGGAACCTATTAAAAGCACATGGGGAGAAAAAGGTGTTAGTATTGTGAGTGATGGATGGAGTGATCCACAAAGAAGGCCTTTAATTAATGTGATGGTGGTTAGTGACTCTGGTCCTATGTTTATTAAAGTTGTGGATTGCTCTGGTGAAGTGAAGGataaacattttattgctgATTTGCTTAAGGAAGTTATTGATGAGATTGGCCATCAATCTGTGGTTCAAATTATTACTGACAATGCAAGAAATTGTAAAGCTGCTGGAGAAATCATTGAAG atactATAGCGACAAATGGCTTAAAGAAGGACAAAATAGGACGCCCCCTCATATGGATGTAG